The Procambarus clarkii isolate CNS0578487 chromosome 64, FALCON_Pclarkii_2.0, whole genome shotgun sequence genome includes a window with the following:
- the APC10 gene encoding anaphase-promoting complex subunit 10 — MISLNNSVRVSGEEPDPAREERSGRVREVGSQAVWSLSSCKPGFGVEQLRDDCLDTYWQSDGPQPHLVNIQFRRKTTIQDVWIYADYKADESYTPSRISIRCGTHFNDLQEIEVVDLHEPTGWLLIPLKDIHERPIRTYMVQIAVLSNHQNGRDTHMRQIKIHSPVEDKAVAVESVGAFTSSAFKRYSCIR; from the exons ATGATATCGCTTAATAACTCAGTGCGCGTGTCTGGAGAGGAGCCGGACCCTGCACGTGAGGAAAGGTCTGGACGTGTTCGTGAAGTTGGAAGTCAAGCAGTGTGGTCTTTATCGTCTTGCAAGCCAG GCTTTGGTGTAGAGCAGTTACGTGATGATTGTCTAGATACATATTGGCAGTCGGATGGACCTCAACCTCATCTTGTCAACATACAGTTTCGTCGCAAGACAACTATACAGGATGTTTGGATATATGCTGATTATAAAGCTGATGAAAGCTACACTCCTAGTAG AATCTCCATTCGTTGTGGAACTCACTTCAATGATTTGCAAGAAATTGAAGTGGTTGATTTGCATGAACCAACAGGATGGCTTCTTATTCCTTTGAAAGATATACATGAGCGTCCCATCCGTACCTATATGGTCCAGATTGCAGTATTATCAAATCATCAGAATGGAAGAGATACACATATGAGGCAAATAAAGATTCACTCACCAGTTGAAGACAAGGCTGTTGCTGTGGAGAGTGTTGGAGCATTTACATCATCGGCATTCAAACGATATAGCTGCATTAGATGA